In one Bradyrhizobium sp. 4 genomic region, the following are encoded:
- a CDS encoding transglutaminase-like cysteine peptidase, translated as METAARSRAWRAIVVLCGLILLGSAAELRAGTLLSPGAGVLVRKSAEPFGVFAFAISAGSLQQKWLALRSRLDDDMVQLALCDGDRDNCASPAALKLLAIVDQARSRDGRALLGETNRAINLAIRAADDGSEDVWSSPLATFARGAGDCEDYAIAKIAALRLAGVATEDLRIVVVRDVRAGEEHAVAAARLDGHWLMLDNRRMAMVEDDAARSYQPLFVLYQSAVLKYVDEPVRFSMVAAEAR; from the coding sequence ATGGAGACCGCTGCTCGCTCGCGCGCTTGGCGCGCAATCGTTGTGCTGTGCGGATTGATCCTGCTCGGATCGGCCGCCGAGCTTCGCGCTGGAACACTACTGTCGCCGGGGGCCGGCGTCCTCGTGCGCAAATCCGCCGAGCCGTTCGGCGTGTTCGCCTTCGCTATCTCCGCCGGCAGCCTGCAACAGAAATGGCTCGCGCTGAGGTCCAGGCTCGACGATGACATGGTGCAGCTCGCGCTGTGCGACGGCGACCGGGACAATTGCGCGTCGCCCGCTGCGCTGAAACTGCTCGCCATCGTCGACCAGGCCCGCAGCCGTGACGGCCGCGCTCTGCTGGGCGAAACCAATCGCGCCATCAACCTCGCCATCCGTGCCGCCGATGACGGTTCCGAGGACGTCTGGAGCTCACCGCTCGCGACCTTCGCGCGCGGCGCCGGGGATTGCGAGGATTACGCCATTGCCAAGATCGCCGCCCTGCGGCTCGCGGGCGTCGCCACCGAAGATCTCCGCATCGTCGTCGTGCGTGACGTCAGGGCCGGCGAAGAGCATGCGGTTGCCGCTGCACGGCTCGACGGCCACTGGCTGATGCTCGACAACCGCCGCATGGCAATGGTCGAGGACGACGCTGCGCGGAGCTATCAGCCGTTGTTCGTCCTCTACCAGTCGGCCGTGCTGAAATATGTCGACGAACCCGTGCGGTTCTCGATGGTCGCCGCCGAGGCGCGTTGA
- a CDS encoding AMP-dependent synthetase/ligase, whose amino-acid sequence MARPAVLTVADTIAKSFLRAAETRGDRTAIREKKFGIWQPTSWREWLEISKEIAYALHAIDFRPGDVASIIANAVPEWVHVDMGILCAGGVSSGIYPTDASSQVEYLVNDSRTKVIFAEDEEQLDKVLACRARCPSLRKIIVFDMEGLSGFSDDMVMSLDEFRALGRNHMAGRDALWQEMVDSRSASDLAVLVYTSGTTGPPKGAMHANRSVTHQMRHANDFIPARENEDRLIFLPLCHVAERIGGYYISVALGSVMNFAESPETVPDNLREVQPTIFLAVPRIWEKFYSAITIALKDATPLQQWVYRRAIDIGYRMVDCRIEGKPPPLSLRIANGIAYRLAFRNIRRMIGLDRCRIAFTGAAPIAPELIRWYLALGIDIHEVYGQTENCGVATMMPAERIKLGSVGKAVSWGEVALSPDGEILIRGDFLFMGYLNQPERTAETIDHRGWLHTGDVGTIDNEGFVRITDRMKDIIITSGGKNITPSEIENQLKFSPYISDSVVIGDKRPYLTCLVMIDQENVEKFAQDHDIPFTNYASLCRAAEIQDLIWREIEAVNANFARVETIKRFYLIERQLTPEDEELTPTMKLKRGFVNKRYAAEIDAMYPTRAVA is encoded by the coding sequence ATGGCCCGACCGGCGGTGCTGACGGTCGCTGACACGATCGCGAAGAGCTTTTTGCGCGCCGCGGAAACGCGGGGCGACAGGACGGCTATACGCGAGAAGAAATTCGGGATCTGGCAGCCGACCAGCTGGCGCGAATGGTTGGAGATCTCGAAGGAGATCGCCTACGCGCTGCACGCCATCGACTTCAGACCCGGCGACGTTGCTTCCATCATCGCCAACGCAGTGCCGGAATGGGTCCATGTCGACATGGGCATTCTGTGCGCCGGCGGCGTCTCCTCCGGCATCTACCCGACCGATGCCTCATCCCAGGTCGAATATCTCGTCAACGATTCCCGGACGAAAGTGATCTTCGCCGAGGACGAGGAGCAGCTCGACAAGGTCCTTGCCTGTCGCGCACGCTGTCCCTCTCTGCGAAAGATCATCGTGTTCGACATGGAGGGCCTCAGCGGCTTCTCCGACGACATGGTGATGTCGCTCGACGAGTTCCGCGCGCTCGGGCGCAACCACATGGCCGGCCGTGACGCGCTATGGCAGGAAATGGTCGACAGTCGTAGTGCGAGCGATCTCGCGGTCCTCGTCTATACATCCGGCACCACGGGCCCTCCCAAGGGCGCCATGCATGCCAATCGCAGCGTCACGCACCAGATGCGGCACGCTAACGATTTCATTCCGGCGCGCGAGAACGAGGACCGGCTGATCTTCCTGCCGCTCTGCCACGTCGCCGAACGGATTGGCGGCTATTACATCTCGGTCGCGCTCGGCTCGGTGATGAATTTTGCCGAGAGTCCGGAGACCGTGCCGGACAATCTGCGCGAGGTGCAGCCGACCATCTTCCTCGCGGTGCCGCGGATCTGGGAGAAATTCTATTCCGCGATCACTATCGCCCTAAAGGACGCGACGCCGCTGCAGCAATGGGTCTACCGCCGCGCCATCGATATCGGCTATCGCATGGTCGATTGCAGGATCGAAGGGAAACCGCCGCCGCTGTCGTTGCGTATCGCGAACGGCATCGCTTATCGGCTCGCATTCCGCAACATTCGCCGCATGATCGGGCTCGACCGTTGCCGCATCGCCTTCACCGGCGCGGCGCCGATCGCGCCGGAGCTGATCCGCTGGTATCTCGCGCTCGGCATCGACATTCATGAGGTCTACGGCCAGACCGAGAATTGCGGGGTCGCCACCATGATGCCGGCGGAGCGGATCAAGCTCGGCTCGGTCGGCAAGGCGGTGTCGTGGGGTGAAGTGGCGCTGTCGCCCGACGGGGAGATCCTGATCAGGGGCGACTTCCTGTTCATGGGCTATCTGAACCAGCCGGAGAGGACAGCAGAGACCATCGACCATCGCGGCTGGTTGCATACCGGTGACGTCGGCACCATCGACAATGAGGGCTTCGTCCGCATCACCGACCGGATGAAGGACATCATCATCACCTCGGGCGGCAAGAACATCACGCCGTCCGAGATCGAGAATCAGCTGAAATTCTCGCCCTACATCTCGGATTCCGTGGTGATTGGCGACAAGCGGCCATACCTCACCTGCCTCGTGATGATCGACCAGGAGAATGTCGAGAAGTTCGCGCAGGACCACGACATCCCCTTCACCAATTATGCCAGCCTGTGCCGCGCGGCGGAGATCCAGGACCTGATCTGGCGCGAGATCGAAGCGGTCAATGCCAATTTCGCCCGCGTCGAGACCATCAAGAGATTCTATCTGATCGAACGGCAACTCACTCCGGAGGACGAGGAGCTGACGCCGACCATGAAGCTGAAGCGCGGCTTCGTAAACAAGCGCTATGCCGCCGAGATCGACGCAATGTATCCGACGCGGGCGGTGGCTTGA
- a CDS encoding branched-chain amino acid ABC transporter permease yields the protein MRFLFKTDYEDDIRLFPHSGYYVSYGLLLAVLLIAPYVLSSYLMSQLVFVCIYATVGVALLILTGFTGQASLGHAAFLAIGAYTAAYLQKYGVPFPVYFLAAGLLTGLIGALVGFPALRLQGIYLVIATISFAFIVEEILARWESVTNGNEGMRIKAVSLFGVAVSRDSPTFYFLCLAVLVLTIVGTLNLLRSPTGRAFVAIRDSETAARSMGVNVALYKVKSFAISAAITGFAGVLFAHKLSFISPEMFTLQLSIEFIIVILIGGTFSLHGAVLGAIFIVMIDPFLTYLKDDMPGIIAGIAATFGAGTQTAANVQSKVAAFASLNGLKGAIYGIIIVLFVLFEPLGLYGRWLKIKLFFQLFPLYKRATFKRQKIYVKSERNR from the coding sequence ATGCGCTTCCTGTTCAAGACCGACTACGAGGACGACATCAGGCTGTTTCCGCATTCGGGCTATTACGTCTCGTACGGTCTCCTGCTGGCCGTGCTGCTGATCGCGCCTTATGTGCTCTCCAGCTATCTGATGAGCCAGCTCGTCTTCGTCTGCATCTACGCGACCGTCGGCGTGGCGCTGCTGATTTTGACCGGTTTCACCGGGCAGGCCTCGCTCGGGCATGCGGCGTTTCTCGCGATCGGTGCGTATACGGCGGCCTATCTGCAGAAATACGGTGTGCCGTTCCCGGTCTACTTTCTCGCCGCCGGGCTCCTGACCGGGCTGATCGGTGCGCTGGTCGGCTTCCCCGCGCTGCGGCTGCAAGGCATCTACCTCGTCATCGCCACCATCTCCTTCGCCTTCATCGTCGAGGAGATTCTGGCGCGTTGGGAGAGCGTCACCAACGGCAACGAGGGCATGCGGATCAAGGCGGTGTCGCTGTTTGGGGTCGCGGTCTCGCGCGACAGCCCCACCTTCTATTTCCTCTGCCTCGCGGTGCTGGTGCTGACCATCGTAGGCACGCTCAATCTGCTGCGGTCGCCCACGGGGCGCGCCTTTGTCGCGATCCGCGACAGCGAGACCGCGGCGCGCAGCATGGGTGTCAATGTCGCGTTGTACAAGGTGAAGTCTTTTGCGATCTCGGCGGCGATCACCGGCTTCGCCGGCGTGTTGTTCGCGCACAAGCTCTCCTTCATCTCGCCGGAGATGTTCACGCTCCAACTCTCGATCGAGTTCATCATCGTAATCCTGATCGGCGGCACCTTCAGCCTGCACGGCGCGGTGCTGGGGGCGATCTTCATCGTGATGATCGATCCGTTCCTGACCTACCTCAAGGACGACATGCCCGGCATCATCGCCGGCATTGCCGCGACCTTCGGAGCGGGCACGCAGACCGCCGCCAATGTCCAGTCCAAGGTCGCGGCCTTTGCGTCGCTCAACGGCCTGAAAGGCGCGATCTACGGCATCATCATCGTATTGTTCGTGCTGTTCGAGCCGCTCGGGCTTTACGGCCGCTGGCTCAAGATCAAACTCTTCTTCCAGCTGTTCCCGCTCTACAAACGCGCCACCTTCAAGCGGCAGAAGATCTACGTGAAGTCGGAGCGCAACCGATGA
- a CDS encoding lysozyme inhibitor LprI family protein, with protein MRFIVLTMLALLALPAAPGFAQSSPSARSVADRLPLFARNNCQQIRDPGNQLFCGDAELAAAAEKLSTGIEARLARLPDRLPGIEENAIWVRQRNLGCGIVGQTAIRTDDFDRVKACLLKVTDERAAIVRDPDFDCLAANTAAGALICADPSLALAETELNSQVLGLIGKLDPTAARFAFAEYGRWTRERDRKCNLVGKENVPLGELESAEDCLAGYLKHKADEIGAAKGDPKKVFGRQVAARAPDTDAIDFCAARIHAANSCGNFLRINRVYALDSQVGEQEAQVTGEIEMAVLAPFATCSKIATTCTGTCWNATTGRPQPGVGNKERSADAFNVTRRLRIQRTFAFVKAADGWRCREDELAPVNSGTAGGGS; from the coding sequence ATGCGGTTCATCGTGCTGACTATGCTTGCGCTGCTGGCCTTGCCGGCGGCTCCAGGCTTCGCGCAATCCAGCCCGTCCGCCCGCTCCGTCGCCGACAGGCTGCCGCTGTTCGCCAGGAACAACTGCCAGCAGATCCGAGATCCCGGCAATCAATTGTTCTGCGGTGATGCCGAGCTTGCCGCCGCCGCCGAGAAGCTGAGTACCGGAATCGAGGCGCGGCTTGCCCGCCTGCCCGATCGCCTGCCTGGGATCGAGGAGAACGCGATCTGGGTTCGCCAGCGCAACCTCGGTTGCGGCATCGTCGGCCAGACCGCGATCCGCACCGACGATTTCGACCGGGTGAAGGCATGTCTTCTCAAGGTGACCGATGAGCGCGCCGCGATCGTACGCGATCCGGATTTCGACTGTCTCGCCGCCAACACCGCCGCGGGCGCACTGATCTGCGCGGACCCTTCGCTGGCCCTTGCCGAGACCGAGCTGAACAGCCAGGTTCTCGGCCTGATCGGCAAGCTCGATCCGACCGCGGCCCGCTTTGCCTTCGCCGAATATGGCCGGTGGACGCGGGAGCGCGATCGCAAATGCAATCTGGTCGGCAAGGAGAACGTGCCGCTCGGGGAGCTCGAGTCCGCGGAGGACTGTCTCGCCGGCTATCTGAAGCACAAGGCCGACGAGATTGGCGCGGCGAAAGGCGATCCGAAGAAGGTGTTTGGCCGGCAGGTCGCAGCCCGCGCGCCCGACACCGATGCCATCGATTTCTGCGCCGCGCGAATCCACGCGGCCAATTCCTGCGGCAACTTCCTCCGCATCAACCGCGTCTACGCGCTCGACAGCCAGGTGGGCGAGCAGGAGGCGCAGGTCACGGGCGAAATCGAGATGGCCGTGCTGGCACCCTTCGCCACCTGCAGCAAGATCGCCACGACGTGCACTGGCACCTGCTGGAACGCCACAACGGGTCGTCCGCAGCCTGGCGTCGGCAACAAGGAGCGCTCCGCAGACGCCTTCAACGTCACACGCCGCCTGCGGATCCAGCGCACCTTTGCGTTTGTCAAAGCCGCCGACGGCTGGCGCTGCCGGGAAGACGAACTGGCCCCGGTGAATTCAGGCACCGCGGGTGGGGGATCGTAG
- a CDS encoding ABC transporter ATP-binding protein yields MDAVVTPDIILKLSNIESYYGPIMAIRGISLEVPRGRIVTLLGANGAGKTTVLKTISGILDPQKGAIEFMGKSIQRMEADRIVRLGLSHVPEGREVFPFLSVRENLMMGAYPRKDRDSVAEDLERVYGYFPRLKERINQPAGQLSGGEQQMLAIGRALMNRPTLLLLDEPSLGLSPILVKEIFAIIRRVNEEQGMSILLVEQNAKVALETAHYGYVLEIGRIVMNDSCDRLMHSKDIQEFYLGAKEAGARGERRWKKKKTWR; encoded by the coding sequence ATGGATGCCGTGGTGACACCAGACATCATCCTGAAACTCTCCAACATCGAGAGCTATTACGGGCCGATCATGGCGATCCGCGGCATCTCGCTCGAAGTGCCGCGCGGCCGCATCGTCACGCTGCTGGGCGCCAACGGCGCCGGCAAGACCACGGTGCTCAAGACGATCTCGGGCATTCTCGATCCGCAGAAGGGCGCCATCGAGTTCATGGGCAAGTCGATCCAGCGCATGGAGGCGGACAGGATCGTGCGGCTGGGTCTCAGCCATGTGCCGGAGGGACGCGAGGTGTTCCCGTTCCTCTCCGTGCGCGAGAACCTGATGATGGGTGCCTATCCGCGCAAGGATCGTGACAGCGTTGCCGAGGATCTGGAGCGCGTCTACGGCTATTTCCCGCGGCTGAAGGAGCGCATCAACCAGCCGGCCGGACAGCTCTCCGGCGGCGAGCAGCAGATGCTCGCAATCGGCCGCGCGCTGATGAACCGACCGACGCTGTTGCTGCTCGACGAGCCCTCGCTCGGGCTGTCGCCGATCCTGGTGAAGGAGATCTTCGCTATCATACGCCGCGTCAACGAGGAGCAGGGCATGTCGATCCTGCTGGTCGAGCAGAACGCCAAGGTGGCGCTGGAGACGGCGCATTATGGCTATGTGCTGGAGATCGGCCGGATCGTGATGAACGACAGCTGCGACCGTTTGATGCATTCGAAGGACATCCAGGAATTCTACCTTGGCGCCAAGGAAGCGGGCGCACGAGGCGAGCGGCGCTGGAAAAAGAAGAAGACTTGGCGTTGA
- a CDS encoding ABC transporter ATP-binding protein, with protein sequence MSYFRAESLSLHFGGLKAVDAVSFAVERGEILSIIGPNGAGKSSIFNLISRIYRPTSGRIFFEDQDITEQPPHDIARLGIARTFQNIELFENATVLSNLLVGRHRHSTTQLWQELLFLPGVRADEKVHRRRVEQVIEFLDLEPYRDKLISGLPYGVRKVIELARALCSEPKLILLDEPSSGLNVEETDDMSFWIRDLKSELGVTVLMVEHDMSLVNRVSDRVIALNYGRVLAMGSPAEVQQHPDVVAAYLGA encoded by the coding sequence ATGAGCTATTTTCGCGCCGAGAGCTTGTCGCTGCATTTCGGCGGGCTGAAGGCCGTCGATGCGGTGTCGTTCGCGGTCGAGAGGGGCGAGATCCTCTCGATCATCGGGCCGAACGGCGCCGGCAAGAGCTCGATTTTCAACCTGATTTCGCGGATCTACCGGCCGACCTCCGGCCGCATCTTCTTCGAGGATCAGGACATCACGGAGCAGCCGCCCCACGACATCGCAAGGCTCGGCATCGCCCGCACGTTCCAGAACATCGAGCTGTTCGAGAACGCGACGGTGCTTTCGAACCTGCTGGTCGGACGCCACCGGCATTCGACCACGCAGCTTTGGCAGGAACTGTTGTTCCTACCGGGCGTCCGCGCCGACGAGAAGGTGCATCGCCGCAGGGTCGAGCAGGTTATCGAATTCCTCGATCTCGAACCCTACCGCGACAAGCTGATCTCGGGTCTGCCTTACGGCGTGCGCAAGGTGATCGAGCTGGCGCGCGCACTATGCTCGGAGCCGAAGCTGATCCTGCTCGACGAGCCGTCCTCCGGCCTCAACGTGGAGGAGACCGACGACATGTCGTTCTGGATCCGCGACCTCAAGAGCGAGCTCGGCGTCACCGTGCTCATGGTCGAGCACGACATGTCACTGGTCAACCGCGTCTCCGACCGCGTCATCGCCCTGAACTACGGCCGGGTGCTGGCGATGGGCTCGCCCGCCGAAGTGCAACAGCACCCCGATGTCGTCGCCGCCTATCTGGGAGCCTGA
- a CDS encoding ABC transporter substrate-binding protein, producing the protein MSRSLRTFGFAAGAVVLTCLPAAAQTKVTNEGISASEIVIGTHQDLSGPIKVWGVPVSNGMKMAVEEINAAGGINGRKIRMILEDNGYDPKKGVLASQKMVERDKIFAMIGSMGSAPTLAAQDILFDAGVLQLFPLTAAEFTFKFDPAKPQERLKFNNLLPYVESTRAALKYMVEWKNFQKPCIMHQDDEYGKNVLDGFTQQLTAMKLQPASVTSYKRGASDFSAQIAKMKSDGCDLVVLGTVIRETIGAMTEAKKLGWDVTFLGATPTNVLEVPALGKDAVEGLYAASGFEIPYEDTAKGKVHDWLINYKKMFNTDANTQAIIGYNAVTTFAFYANKAGKDLTGQKMLDALESGDKFLDIFNSPPTKFSKTDHLANTITQVQQVKGGRWVLVKDNLMF; encoded by the coding sequence ATGTCGAGATCGTTGAGAACGTTCGGCTTTGCGGCAGGCGCGGTGGTGCTCACCTGTTTGCCTGCCGCGGCGCAGACCAAGGTCACCAATGAAGGCATCTCGGCCTCCGAGATCGTCATCGGCACCCATCAGGATCTGTCGGGGCCGATCAAGGTCTGGGGCGTGCCGGTCTCCAACGGCATGAAGATGGCGGTCGAGGAAATCAACGCGGCCGGCGGCATCAATGGCCGCAAGATCAGGATGATCCTCGAGGACAACGGCTACGATCCGAAGAAGGGCGTGCTGGCGTCCCAGAAGATGGTCGAGCGCGACAAGATATTTGCAATGATCGGCTCGATGGGATCGGCGCCGACGCTCGCCGCGCAGGATATCCTGTTCGATGCAGGCGTGCTCCAGCTCTTCCCGCTGACCGCCGCCGAGTTCACCTTCAAATTCGACCCGGCCAAGCCGCAGGAGCGGCTGAAGTTCAACAACCTCTTGCCCTATGTCGAGAGCACGCGCGCCGCGCTGAAATACATGGTGGAGTGGAAGAACTTCCAGAAGCCCTGCATCATGCATCAGGATGACGAGTATGGAAAGAACGTGCTCGACGGCTTCACCCAGCAATTGACGGCCATGAAGCTGCAGCCGGCGTCGGTGACGAGCTACAAGCGCGGCGCCTCCGATTTCAGCGCGCAGATCGCCAAGATGAAGTCCGACGGCTGCGATCTCGTCGTGCTCGGCACCGTGATCCGCGAGACCATCGGCGCGATGACGGAGGCGAAGAAACTCGGCTGGGACGTCACCTTCCTGGGGGCGACGCCGACCAACGTGCTGGAAGTGCCGGCGCTCGGCAAGGACGCCGTCGAGGGCCTCTATGCGGCGAGCGGCTTCGAGATCCCCTACGAGGACACCGCCAAGGGCAAGGTCCACGACTGGCTCATCAACTACAAGAAGATGTTCAACACCGATGCCAACACCCAGGCGATCATCGGCTACAACGCGGTGACGACGTTTGCGTTCTACGCCAACAAGGCGGGCAAGGATCTGACCGGCCAGAAGATGCTGGACGCGCTGGAATCGGGCGACAAATTCCTCGACATCTTCAACTCGCCGCCGACCAAATTCTCCAAGACCGACCACCTCGCCAACACCATCACCCAGGTGCAGCAGGTCAAGGGCGGCCGCTGGGTTCTGGTGAAGGACAATCTGATGTTTTGA